The following proteins come from a genomic window of Acinetobacter sp. SAAs474:
- the lipA gene encoding lipoyl synthase, giving the protein MDLKTSPFIGHKLSGADKLAAIPVKMTSGQKHSKPEWIRSRINHPEEIQYIQQLLRQQKLHRVCEEATCTNLPQCFGQGTATFMIMGNICTRRCLFCNVTHGQPKPLDPQEPEHLAETVKNLNLSYVVITSVDRDDLADGGAQHFAHCITAIRQSSPNTLIEILVPDFRGRLELALNILRHTPPDVFNHNIETVPRLYRALRPGSDYQHALQLLHKFKSDCPEIATKCGLMVGLGEIEAEVLALLNDLKDHQIDYVTIGQYVQPSVSHTPIQRVVSLKEFEHYQSHGKLLGFKNIWSAPMVRSSYFAQRQYQGEPVPQPFKRDHVKRSIDLNQSI; this is encoded by the coding sequence ATGGATTTAAAAACATCGCCTTTTATCGGTCATAAATTATCTGGTGCAGATAAACTTGCAGCTATTCCAGTGAAAATGACCAGTGGACAAAAACATAGCAAGCCAGAATGGATACGAAGCAGAATCAATCATCCTGAGGAAATTCAGTATATACAGCAGTTATTACGCCAACAGAAACTACATCGCGTTTGTGAAGAAGCGACCTGTACAAACTTGCCACAATGCTTTGGTCAGGGTACCGCCACCTTTATGATTATGGGCAATATTTGTACCCGTCGATGCCTATTTTGCAATGTGACACATGGCCAACCTAAACCATTAGATCCACAAGAACCTGAACATTTAGCTGAAACAGTAAAAAATTTAAACTTATCCTACGTGGTGATTACATCCGTTGACCGTGATGATCTTGCCGATGGTGGTGCTCAGCATTTTGCTCATTGTATTACCGCCATTCGTCAATCTAGTCCCAACACCTTAATTGAAATTTTGGTTCCTGATTTTAGAGGAAGATTAGAGCTGGCTTTAAATATTTTGCGCCATACACCACCCGATGTATTTAATCATAATATTGAAACTGTACCACGACTATATCGTGCTCTACGTCCAGGGTCTGATTATCAACACGCTTTACAACTATTACACAAGTTTAAAAGCGATTGTCCAGAGATCGCAACAAAGTGTGGTCTGATGGTTGGATTGGGTGAGATTGAAGCTGAAGTTTTGGCATTATTGAATGACTTGAAAGATCATCAAATCGATTATGTTACGATTGGTCAATATGTACAGCCTTCTGTGTCACATACCCCGATACAACGCGTTGTCTCACTTAAAGAGTTTGAACATTATCAATCACATGGAAAACTATTAGGCTTTAAAAATATTTGGAGTGCACCAATGGTACGTTCGAGTTATTTTGCACAGCGTCAATATCAAGGGGAACCTGTTCCCCAGCCTTTTAAACGTGATCATGTTAAACGCTCAATTGATCTAAATCAGTCCATCTAA